In the genome of Microbacterium endophyticum, one region contains:
- a CDS encoding SMP-30/gluconolactonase/LRE family protein translates to MVTETVFRRGPAILVESLWWDARTEEMVWVDISAGTMHRGRLDGNVDGSDDRVVELPPPVSAVQPAVGSGYVAALKDRVVALDSDGLIERTIAHVTHSHDGIRCNEGKVDPFGRFLVGSMDITTGEPDGTLVAVEADGSVRTLRGGFAVANGFEWSDSGDIMFVTDTATKTVYRASYSSDGKLGELEPYLVGRMSDGLVRRREGGFINGLYGESAAVLWGDADGTPAVSQEFAVSAPNVTSVAFGGPDLGSLFVGTARENLTEADLESHPLSGAIFRIDGVGHGYAVHTFGASASHLKNTMGRN, encoded by the coding sequence ATGGTCACTGAGACGGTTTTTCGCCGGGGCCCCGCGATCCTCGTCGAGAGCCTGTGGTGGGATGCTCGCACCGAAGAGATGGTGTGGGTCGATATCTCCGCGGGAACGATGCATCGAGGCCGCCTGGACGGAAACGTCGACGGGAGCGACGATCGCGTGGTTGAGCTGCCACCGCCGGTATCCGCTGTGCAGCCTGCGGTGGGCAGCGGTTACGTTGCGGCCCTGAAAGACCGCGTGGTGGCGCTCGATTCGGACGGGCTCATCGAACGCACGATCGCTCACGTGACGCACTCGCACGACGGCATACGTTGCAACGAGGGCAAGGTGGACCCCTTCGGTCGCTTTCTGGTGGGCTCGATGGACATCACCACGGGCGAACCAGACGGAACCTTGGTAGCTGTGGAAGCCGACGGTAGTGTGCGCACGCTGCGCGGCGGATTCGCAGTGGCCAATGGCTTCGAATGGAGCGATAGCGGCGACATCATGTTCGTCACTGACACCGCGACGAAGACTGTGTACCGCGCGAGTTATAGCTCGGACGGCAAGCTTGGCGAGCTCGAGCCCTACCTGGTTGGGCGAATGTCAGACGGTCTAGTGCGGCGCCGTGAGGGCGGATTCATCAACGGCTTGTATGGCGAGTCCGCGGCGGTGCTCTGGGGTGACGCCGATGGCACTCCGGCGGTGTCGCAAGAGTTCGCCGTCTCTGCGCCAAACGTGACATCGGTGGCATTCGGGGGACCGGACCTTGGCTCGTTGTTCGTGGGCACAGCGCGCGAAAACCTCACAGAGGCCGACCTCGAATCCCACCCTCTCAGCGGTGCAATTTTTCGAATCGATGGCGTTGGACACGGCTACGCCGTTCACACGTTTGGCGCATCAGCGTCACATCTGAAAAACACGATGGGAAGGAACTGA
- a CDS encoding SDR family NAD(P)-dependent oxidoreductase — translation MDLGISGRTALITGADSGIGWETARLLLDEGATVVISDMDQAELDTAAKNLKAPSGRLFAFAADITSVDSLAELHENVKDAVGDIDILVQSAGVTGAQGLFHEITDEGWTKTIETDLIGPVRLIRQFLPMLRRGGWGRLVLLASEDAVQPYDDELPYCAAKAGILALAKGLSRSYALEGLLVNAVSPAFIHTPMTDAMMQKRAAKLDVTPKQAITTFLDEERPYMELKRRGEPAEVANVIAFLCSDLASFVNGSNYRVDSGSVATI, via the coding sequence ATGGACCTCGGAATTTCAGGCCGCACAGCCCTTATTACCGGTGCCGACTCTGGAATCGGCTGGGAGACAGCACGGCTGCTTCTGGATGAGGGTGCCACTGTCGTGATCAGCGACATGGATCAGGCCGAGCTCGACACGGCGGCAAAAAACCTGAAGGCGCCCAGCGGCCGACTTTTCGCATTCGCTGCCGACATCACGAGCGTTGATTCGCTCGCGGAGTTGCACGAAAACGTGAAGGATGCGGTCGGCGACATCGACATCCTGGTGCAGTCGGCAGGAGTTACCGGTGCGCAGGGTCTCTTTCACGAGATCACCGACGAAGGCTGGACCAAGACGATCGAAACCGACCTGATCGGACCGGTGCGACTAATTCGCCAGTTTTTGCCGATGCTCCGGCGCGGTGGCTGGGGTCGTCTCGTGCTTCTCGCCTCAGAAGATGCCGTGCAGCCATACGACGATGAGCTGCCCTACTGTGCTGCGAAAGCCGGCATCCTGGCTCTCGCGAAGGGCCTTTCCCGCTCCTACGCACTCGAAGGCTTGCTTGTCAACGCTGTCTCGCCGGCGTTCATCCACACTCCGATGACCGACGCGATGATGCAAAAGCGCGCCGCGAAGCTCGATGTGACACCCAAGCAAGCCATCACGACGTTCCTCGACGAGGAACGTCCATACATGGAGCTAAAGCGCCGCGGTGAGCCAGCAGAGGTCGCGAACGTGATCGCGTTCTTGTGCTCTGACCTCGCATCGTTCGTCAACGGTTCCAACTACCGCGTCG